In one window of Pirellulales bacterium DNA:
- a CDS encoding ImmA/IrrE family metallo-endopeptidase, producing the protein MTTQATTPFIAQAEIEKRAADVLRTHGLYSVPVDPVTLANREGIKVHNARFSDESLSGMISKRGDAVTMLVNQSDPPYRKRFTIAHELGHHFLHLLSDGDFVDSTIDLFRENDSGADAPVDQRRPEIQANQFAAALLMPADLVRQEFNRTQDLLELAKTFNVSEAAMGFRLSRLGLV; encoded by the coding sequence ATGACTACCCAAGCGACGACGCCGTTTATCGCACAGGCTGAGATTGAGAAACGCGCCGCCGACGTTCTGCGAACCCACGGTCTCTACTCCGTACCGGTTGATCCCGTCACCCTCGCGAACCGGGAAGGGATCAAGGTTCACAATGCAAGATTCTCCGACGAGTCCCTTTCGGGGATGATTTCGAAGCGCGGTGATGCGGTGACGATGCTGGTAAACCAATCTGACCCGCCATACCGCAAACGGTTCACCATTGCCCATGAGTTGGGGCATCATTTTCTTCATTTGCTTTCAGATGGAGATTTTGTTGACTCAACCATTGACCTCTTTCGCGAGAACGACTCCGGCGCCGATGCTCCTGTTGACCAACGCCGGCCGGAGATTCAGGCGAACCAGTTTGCCGCTGCACTTTTGATGCCCGCAGATCTTGTACGGCAGGAATTCAACCGAACTCAGGACTTGCTTGAGCTCGCGAAGACGTTCAACGTATCCGAAGCCGCAATGGGCTTTCGTCTTTCACGCCTTGGGCTCGTCTGA
- a CDS encoding molybdenum cofactor guanylyltransferase encodes MNLVGVVLCGGRSSRMGLAKPSLPFGDETLLTRTVRIVAGVTERVIVVAAPGQEMPRLASTIQVVRDESEGRGPLEGMRAGLSAAGRDCAAFITGCDTPFLLPALIERMASLVGEQEIAVPWIDGFYHPLAAVYRSTVVPEIEALLAADQLRPTFLFERVPTRRVTADELRDVDPQLASLRNLNTPADYLAALADANFTAPADLVRAFGNRK; translated from the coding sequence ATGAACCTTGTCGGCGTCGTACTCTGTGGCGGTCGCAGCTCGCGGATGGGACTGGCCAAGCCATCGCTGCCGTTTGGCGACGAAACGTTGCTCACGCGCACGGTGCGAATCGTCGCAGGCGTGACGGAAAGGGTGATCGTTGTCGCCGCGCCGGGACAAGAAATGCCGCGGCTCGCGTCAACCATCCAGGTCGTACGCGACGAGAGCGAGGGACGCGGCCCGCTCGAAGGTATGCGGGCAGGCTTGTCCGCCGCGGGTCGTGACTGCGCAGCCTTCATCACCGGCTGCGACACGCCCTTTTTGCTGCCGGCCCTTATCGAGCGGATGGCGAGCCTGGTGGGCGAACAGGAAATCGCGGTTCCCTGGATCGACGGCTTTTATCATCCGCTGGCCGCCGTCTATCGCTCGACGGTGGTCCCGGAGATCGAGGCGCTCTTGGCCGCCGACCAACTGCGTCCGACATTTCTCTTCGAACGCGTCCCGACACGACGCGTCACGGCCGACGAGTTACGCGACGTCGACCCGCAATTGGCCAGCCTGCGGAATCTGAATACGCCCGCCGATTATCTGGCGGCACTTGCCGATGCAAACTTCACTGCGCCCGCAGATCTGGTGCGAGCGTTTGGCAACCGGAAGTAG
- a CDS encoding DUF1569 domain-containing protein — MTTRRRLSFQSLDEIMPEVEQLLKGHAVAGQWTLGQICNHLAGAIRSTARPASTVPAATPEQAALKERFFAAGVFPDGRPSPAPFVPSADLDLAEEVTSLARAIERFQNATGPYPAHPYLGPLSREEWVRFHAMHAAHHLGFAAPL; from the coding sequence ATGACGACGCGACGCCGGCTCAGTTTCCAGAGTCTCGACGAAATCATGCCCGAGGTCGAGCAGCTATTGAAAGGCCACGCCGTGGCCGGCCAGTGGACGCTCGGGCAGATTTGCAATCACCTGGCAGGCGCGATCCGCTCGACCGCGCGGCCCGCTTCAACCGTTCCTGCCGCGACGCCCGAACAGGCGGCACTCAAGGAGCGCTTCTTTGCCGCGGGCGTGTTTCCCGACGGTCGTCCCTCGCCGGCCCCCTTTGTGCCCAGCGCCGATCTCGACCTGGCCGAGGAAGTGACCTCGTTGGCCCGCGCCATCGAACGATTTCAAAATGCGACCGGCCCGTACCCGGCGCATCCCTACCTTGGTCCGCTGTCGCGCGAGGAGTGGGTCAGATTCCACGCCATGCACGCGGCGCATCACTTGGGCTTTGCCGCGCCGCTATAG
- a CDS encoding glycosyltransferase family 87 protein, whose amino-acid sequence MEGSSVFAESGQPRVPRTVRWLVRGVLLALFIAEFVNCVFFCDHDFLWHRNFGQSFIDDQLYVYTGQHYLPARAMFDAATAWIPYRLDRAIWFLAMCAGVAWCTYFWSRIGKEKNENWIGPMAVAVAIAASYIHRDLAECGLQIFLLCLLTAALAALLRNKPSRAGIWLGLATLYKVMPVLFFPYLLWKRQWKAAGWMVATACLVSLLPAVRLGWRENLAAHGKWLRTAAARLAIEDPSENGIEEPALWNRSLPLALARLVQYYPPGHSLHVESPGDLRIATLEPRAAKRFVQISLLALAALLAWRFRHRADFADGGAAIAGEWAMVCVLVAELSPLCWLHHLILAMPAMLLFAQTAAAGRAHRWQWATAGVASLLILLVHRGLLGESVWSVVSAIHPHTLGCLLIGAVALSPGRAGPKPCAAAEPMNALLRHAA is encoded by the coding sequence ATGGAGGGATCTTCCGTTTTCGCAGAGTCAGGCCAACCGCGCGTGCCGCGCACCGTGCGCTGGCTGGTCCGCGGCGTTCTCCTCGCGCTGTTCATCGCCGAATTCGTGAATTGCGTCTTCTTTTGCGATCACGATTTTCTCTGGCATCGCAACTTCGGCCAGTCGTTCATCGACGACCAACTGTATGTCTACACGGGGCAGCACTACCTGCCGGCGCGGGCCATGTTCGACGCCGCCACGGCCTGGATTCCCTACCGCCTTGACCGTGCGATCTGGTTTCTGGCGATGTGCGCAGGCGTTGCCTGGTGTACCTATTTCTGGTCGCGGATCGGCAAAGAGAAAAACGAGAACTGGATCGGGCCGATGGCCGTCGCGGTCGCCATCGCGGCTTCCTACATTCATCGCGACCTGGCCGAGTGTGGGTTGCAGATCTTCCTGCTCTGCCTGCTGACGGCGGCGCTAGCCGCGCTTCTGCGGAACAAGCCGTCCCGAGCAGGCATCTGGCTGGGCCTGGCGACACTGTACAAGGTAATGCCCGTCCTCTTCTTTCCGTACCTGCTGTGGAAGCGGCAATGGAAGGCGGCCGGCTGGATGGTCGCCACGGCGTGCCTGGTCAGTCTGCTGCCCGCCGTGCGGCTGGGCTGGCGTGAAAATCTGGCCGCCCACGGGAAATGGCTGCGCACGGCCGCCGCGCGCCTGGCTATCGAAGATCCTTCGGAAAATGGCATCGAGGAGCCGGCCTTGTGGAACCGTTCCTTGCCGCTGGCATTGGCCCGGCTGGTGCAATATTACCCGCCAGGTCACTCGCTGCACGTCGAAAGCCCGGGCGACTTGCGGATTGCTACGCTCGAGCCGCGGGCGGCGAAACGCTTCGTGCAGATTTCGCTGCTGGCGCTCGCGGCGCTTTTGGCCTGGCGCTTTCGTCATCGGGCCGATTTTGCGGACGGCGGCGCCGCGATTGCCGGCGAATGGGCCATGGTGTGTGTGCTGGTCGCCGAGTTGTCGCCCTTGTGCTGGTTGCACCATCTGATCTTGGCGATGCCGGCCATGCTGCTTTTTGCGCAGACGGCAGCCGCCGGCCGTGCCCACCGTTGGCAATGGGCGACGGCCGGCGTGGCCTCGCTTTTGATCCTGCTTGTCCATCGCGGCTTACTCGGCGAATCGGTCTGGAGCGTCGTAAGCGCGATCCATCCGCATACGCTGGGCTGTCTTTTGATCGGGGCCGTGGCTCTCTCGCCGGGCCGGGCTGGGCCGAAGCCATGTGCGGCCGCCGAGCCGATGAACGCCTTGCTGCGTCACGCGGCTTAA
- a CDS encoding DUF202 domain-containing protein: MKPEEMAPVADPRTLFAAERTLLAWVRTGLAMMGFGFVVARFGLFLREIASMEAEPVERRLGVSLWVGTALVLLGVAVNVCAAFKHYHDVARLDRGEPLRFRPLALGNIVALVLALLGVIVAIYLIFGLHDGR, encoded by the coding sequence GTGAAGCCTGAAGAAATGGCACCGGTGGCGGATCCACGCACGTTGTTCGCGGCCGAACGAACCCTGCTGGCCTGGGTCCGTACCGGCCTGGCAATGATGGGCTTCGGTTTTGTCGTGGCCCGGTTCGGGCTGTTTCTGCGGGAAATCGCCTCGATGGAAGCCGAACCTGTGGAGCGCCGATTGGGGGTGTCGCTGTGGGTGGGAACGGCGCTCGTGCTGTTGGGAGTGGCCGTCAACGTGTGCGCGGCATTCAAGCACTACCACGACGTCGCGCGCTTGGATCGGGGCGAGCCGCTAAGGTTTCGGCCACTGGCGCTGGGCAACATCGTGGCGCTGGTGCTGGCGCTATTGGGAGTGATCGTGGCGATCTATTTGATCTTCGGCTTGCACGACGGGCGGTAG
- a CDS encoding cupin domain-containing protein, which yields MESSNILAKVPSNLPGEFIEILVQASHVRIERIVSQGHNSPRGFWYDQDTDEWVMLVEGAARLRFDDGVVEMRNGDYLHIPAHKRHRVEWTDPHRPTVWVAVHWGAP from the coding sequence ATGGAATCCTCCAATATCCTGGCCAAAGTTCCCTCGAACCTCCCTGGTGAGTTCATCGAGATCTTGGTCCAAGCTTCCCATGTCCGCATCGAGCGCATCGTCTCGCAGGGGCACAACTCACCTCGGGGCTTCTGGTACGACCAGGACACGGACGAATGGGTCATGCTCGTCGAAGGCGCGGCCCGGCTGCGCTTTGACGACGGCGTTGTCGAAATGCGCAACGGGGACTATCTGCACATACCCGCGCACAAGCGGCATCGCGTCGAGTGGACAGATCCGCATCGGCCCACGGTCTGGGTTGCGGTACATTGGGGCGCGCCCTAG
- a CDS encoding TlpA disulfide reductase family protein, whose amino-acid sequence MRFSLAAAITAAVCLCARAVDADETRGLVVRGTTVDELVAFIQQAKEQRPAESPAADMARRTAQQRSIVVAADRILALEPDDASATRAWEEKLDALWQLVTFGADGAAGELREAAETMQDDPHRGVSRRAAFLLSWYRADQLRAIKDPAARQQEAVQIMAEVGKQLARADTDPRLITLAAKLPEDLEPLSPRLALQASVDFGAALGQRDDVRSRRAADHLAGLAKRWQMLGQPVRLVGELHGGGRFNPDTLRDHVVLVDFWATWCAPCVAELPALKGLAARFGDRGLKVVGVSLDEDRERLADFVAEQRLAWPILCDPPLAGGTSHALADQLGVKTIPMMILIGRDGRVLRLGTRVADFADQIEALLATADADALPQKPQR is encoded by the coding sequence ATGCGATTCTCCTTGGCCGCAGCGATCACGGCAGCAGTTTGCCTTTGCGCGCGCGCCGTTGACGCCGACGAAACGCGGGGCCTTGTCGTGCGCGGCACCACGGTCGACGAGCTCGTGGCGTTCATCCAGCAGGCCAAGGAGCAGAGGCCGGCCGAATCGCCCGCAGCGGACATGGCGCGACGCACGGCACAGCAGCGATCGATCGTCGTGGCGGCCGATCGGATTTTGGCCCTCGAGCCCGACGATGCGTCGGCCACCCGGGCGTGGGAAGAAAAGCTCGACGCACTGTGGCAGCTCGTGACATTTGGCGCCGACGGCGCGGCGGGCGAATTGCGAGAGGCGGCAGAAACGATGCAGGACGATCCCCATCGGGGAGTGAGTCGCCGTGCGGCATTCCTGCTTTCGTGGTATCGTGCGGATCAGCTACGTGCCATCAAAGACCCGGCCGCGCGCCAACAGGAGGCCGTGCAAATCATGGCCGAAGTGGGCAAGCAGCTTGCGAGGGCCGATACCGACCCTCGGCTCATTACGCTCGCCGCAAAGTTGCCCGAGGATCTGGAGCCACTGTCCCCGCGGCTGGCTTTGCAAGCGTCAGTCGATTTTGGCGCCGCGCTTGGCCAGCGCGACGATGTTCGATCGCGACGAGCCGCCGACCACCTGGCCGGTCTCGCCAAGCGTTGGCAGATGCTGGGGCAGCCCGTCCGGCTGGTGGGTGAGCTGCACGGCGGCGGTCGTTTTAATCCAGACACGCTGCGCGATCATGTGGTCTTGGTCGATTTCTGGGCCACCTGGTGCGCGCCCTGCGTGGCGGAGTTGCCGGCGCTCAAGGGTCTGGCCGCCCGGTTCGGTGACCGCGGATTGAAAGTCGTGGGGGTGAGCCTTGACGAAGATCGGGAGCGGCTGGCCGATTTCGTCGCTGAGCAACGCCTCGCTTGGCCAATCCTTTGCGATCCGCCCTTGGCCGGCGGCACATCGCACGCGCTGGCCGATCAACTGGGAGTGAAGACGATCCCCATGATGATCTTGATCGGCCGGGACGGCCGTGTCTTGCGTCTGGGAACGCGCGTGGCGGACTTTGCCGACCAGATCGAAGCGCTACTAGCGACGGCCGATGCCGATGCTCTTCCCCAGAAGCCGCAGCGATAG
- a CDS encoding sigma-70 family RNA polymerase sigma factor, translated as MPSSDAELVQAACAGDIDGFRKLYERYYKMAVGIARSRLNDQHLAEDAAQEAFAIACRRLSLLRNTSRFPEWLGTICRRVATKMGRSRNGHIQTMTADPIAQTDNDTGPGEEIHQALDRLSDAEREILYLHYFSGLSYDEIAAALGISHQAVHGRLQRARRQLASKLATLDTEGRYR; from the coding sequence TTGCCAAGCTCCGACGCCGAACTCGTTCAGGCTGCCTGCGCTGGCGATATCGACGGATTCCGCAAGCTATACGAGCGCTATTACAAGATGGCGGTGGGCATCGCCCGCAGTCGGTTGAACGACCAACATTTGGCCGAGGACGCCGCACAAGAGGCGTTCGCGATTGCCTGCCGCCGGCTGTCCTTACTTAGGAACACCAGCCGATTTCCCGAATGGCTGGGGACGATCTGCCGGCGGGTGGCCACGAAAATGGGGCGGTCGCGCAACGGGCACATCCAAACGATGACTGCGGACCCCATTGCGCAGACCGATAACGATACTGGTCCGGGCGAAGAAATACACCAGGCACTCGATCGACTCTCGGACGCGGAACGCGAAATCCTTTATTTGCATTATTTCAGTGGACTGTCGTACGACGAGATTGCCGCTGCGTTGGGAATCTCGCACCAGGCCGTTCACGGCCGCTTGCAAAGAGCGCGGCGCCAACTGGCAAGCAAACTCGCGACACTCGATACCGAAGGGCGATACCGATGA
- the phnD gene encoding phosphate/phosphite/phosphonate ABC transporter substrate-binding protein — MSSIDPSKPAPSFSMKRVAIALLPVFLAAVAFWAYKYRAYESDAQAKGERMLLGTLGLGKPTKNRLNERFQDADADLVADAPKDAAQFVAPDTLYFSYVGGEDSDRQHATWQEFLAALATNIGKKVEYLDLASIKDQLDALRDGRLHIAGVNTGNVPAAVNQCGFVPVVTLGDAKGTFGYTVKIIVPSSSTIKAVPDLRGKRLALTEPGSNSGYKAPLLLLMNDFDLLPQRDFEWVFTYGHDASIQGIASGKYQAAPTASDMLARAASRGEIDDSKYRVIYESERFPPAALGYVYNLAPELAEKVTHTFKAFDWAGTGLEREFSPSGVTAFVPVRYKDDWALVRRIDDAMGAGYAPQ, encoded by the coding sequence ATGTCCAGCATCGATCCTTCGAAACCGGCGCCTTCGTTCTCGATGAAGCGCGTGGCGATCGCATTGCTTCCCGTCTTTCTCGCCGCCGTCGCCTTTTGGGCCTACAAGTATCGGGCGTACGAATCGGACGCACAGGCCAAGGGCGAGCGGATGCTGCTCGGCACGCTGGGGCTCGGCAAGCCGACCAAGAACCGCTTGAACGAACGGTTCCAGGATGCCGATGCCGACCTGGTGGCTGACGCGCCGAAGGACGCCGCGCAATTCGTCGCGCCGGATACCCTCTATTTTTCTTATGTCGGCGGCGAGGATTCCGATCGGCAACACGCGACTTGGCAGGAGTTTCTCGCGGCGCTAGCGACCAATATCGGCAAGAAGGTCGAATACCTCGACCTGGCGAGTATCAAAGATCAGCTCGACGCACTGCGCGACGGCCGCTTGCACATTGCAGGCGTCAACACGGGCAATGTGCCCGCCGCCGTCAACCAGTGCGGGTTCGTGCCGGTCGTCACGTTGGGAGACGCCAAAGGAACGTTTGGCTACACGGTGAAGATTATCGTGCCCAGCAGCAGCACGATCAAAGCCGTGCCCGATCTACGCGGCAAGCGGCTGGCTTTGACGGAGCCGGGGAGCAATTCCGGCTACAAGGCGCCGCTGCTTTTGCTGATGAATGATTTCGACCTGTTACCGCAGCGCGATTTCGAATGGGTTTTCACCTATGGACACGACGCCTCGATCCAGGGCATCGCCAGCGGTAAATACCAGGCGGCCCCTACGGCCAGCGACATGCTCGCCCGGGCGGCGTCGCGCGGCGAAATCGATGATTCGAAGTACCGCGTGATCTACGAATCCGAGCGCTTTCCGCCTGCCGCGCTCGGCTACGTCTACAACCTGGCGCCCGAGCTGGCGGAAAAAGTGACGCACACGTTCAAAGCGTTTGATTGGGCAGGCACGGGACTCGAGCGGGAGTTTTCGCCCTCAGGCGTCACGGCGTTTGTGCCGGTGCGCTACAAGGACGATTGGGCACTGGTGCGTCGCATCGATGACGCCATGGGAGCGGGCTACGCGCCGCAGTAG
- a CDS encoding VOC family protein, whose translation MAKPAKNTICLWYNGGAEEAAQFYAKTFPDSSVTAVHRAPGDYPAGKKGDVLTVEFTVLGIPCLGLNGGPAFQHSEAFSFQVATTDQAETDRYWDAIVGNGGQESACGWCKDKWGLSWQITPIALSRAISNPDPAAAKRAFEAMMQMKKIDVAKIEAACRG comes from the coding sequence ATGGCCAAGCCAGCAAAAAATACGATCTGCCTTTGGTACAACGGCGGCGCCGAAGAAGCGGCGCAGTTTTACGCCAAGACGTTTCCCGATTCGTCCGTCACGGCGGTCCACCGCGCGCCGGGAGATTATCCGGCGGGCAAGAAAGGGGACGTGCTGACGGTCGAGTTTACCGTGCTCGGCATCCCTTGCCTGGGGCTCAACGGCGGACCTGCCTTCCAGCACAGCGAAGCGTTTTCGTTTCAAGTCGCGACAACCGACCAGGCCGAAACCGATCGCTACTGGGATGCGATCGTCGGCAATGGCGGCCAGGAGAGCGCGTGCGGCTGGTGCAAGGACAAATGGGGATTGTCCTGGCAGATTACCCCGATCGCGCTCTCGAGAGCGATCTCGAATCCCGACCCCGCGGCCGCCAAGCGGGCTTTCGAGGCGATGATGCAGATGAAAAAGATTGACGTCGCCAAGATCGAAGCAGCCTGCCGCGGTTGA